A single genomic interval of Melanotaenia boesemani isolate fMelBoe1 chromosome 4, fMelBoe1.pri, whole genome shotgun sequence harbors:
- the LOC121638707 gene encoding kallikrein 1-related peptidase b9-like: MATLRLLLVSLLAGFTVSLVADLHKRIIGGQECEPNERLYHVKLYKGDGKELRLCGGSLISNRWILTAAHCWNKHLLMFANLGVHPGWKELVSITTHKIYEEGPMFKKQSHDLMLLKIPSSAKIPPEVKPVGLPNCTNQPQLGDTVQIAGHSSTTTTTWGPFKLRVYGDMSPTLQCANLNVVDCALVRGLETHEYYGYQSIFCGQSPEADVCHGDSGGGVVFDGKIYGVMVFTGNKFIACDKPAGFTNLCHPQYYNWIKKHIKKIKEIVWH; encoded by the exons ATGGCTACTTTGAGGCTTCTACTTGTTTCCCTGTTGGCTG gctTTACAGTGAGCTTAGTGGCGGATCTGCACAAAAGAATCATTGGGGGTCAAGAGTGTGAGCCAAATGAGCGTCTGTATCATGTGAAACTGTATAAAGGTGATGGAAAAGAACTGCGCCTTTGCGGAGGCTCTCTCATCAGCAATCGATGGATTCTGACCGCAGCTCACTGCTGGAATAAACACTT GTTAATGTTTGCCAATTTAGGAGTCCATCCTGGTTGGAAAGAGCTGGTGAGCATAACAACACATAAAATTTATGAAGAAGGACCCATGTTCAAAAAGCAGTCCCATGACTTGATGTTACTGAAGATTCCCTCTTCAGCAAAAATTCCACCCGAGGTTAAACCTGTTGGACTTCCTAACTGTACAAATCAACCTCAACT GGGTGACACAGTGCAGATCGCAGGTCACAgctcaaccacaaccacaacatGGGGCCCTTTTAAATTGAGAG TATATGGGGATATGTCACCAACTCTTCAATGTGCAAACTTAAATGTTGTTGACTGTGCACTCGTTAGAGGACTTGAAACACATGAATACTATGGTTACCAAAGCATATTCTGTGGCCAGTCCCCCGAAGCAGATGTATGCCAT GGTGACTCTGGTGGAGGTGTGGTGTTTGACGGCAAAATTTATGGTGTAATGGTTTTCACAGGAAATAAGTTCATAGCATGTGACAAGCCAGCTGGATTTACAAACCTCTGCCATCCACAATATTACAACTGGATcaaaaagcacattaaaaaaatcaaggaAATTGTTTGGCATTAA